A region from the Pelobates fuscus isolate aPelFus1 chromosome 3, aPelFus1.pri, whole genome shotgun sequence genome encodes:
- the SAXO2 gene encoding stabilizer of axonemal microtubules 2 has translation MKRKCICEICTCGRHRCPHNPTMIFEKSGKPCVLTEYVEKYPQYDQVLPPKSMKPKEELQGNHGRMEGVSTFKSDYLPYDVLNRPRRHQEVYQPKSGHMDHGTTYNRDFNTYEIQPVAPVRPVERRQNMGKFDGNPTYKDDFKAWDIQKRELAKQDNAYQPPKEKFGNLTTFQDDYFQKELIPRESYRPPNVSRRINIPFDGITSHHISYIPYKLEPKLVRDREEYKPSSQPFDDLTTHRLNYKGALGELTKSFKPEHGKVGSSARFEGSSEFKDSFQPWLIPTRFIHKGEAYIPPNTHMESDTTTHRDYVQHQLSYVAPARPVSHGRRSSAPFQGNTTMKDDFKAWEAQRQGIIKREHQLPNASGKFDGLTTFRAHYQPHEISLTENYKPYNMAVRNSVPFEGETMYHSEYTAKKNEICPAVYPSPPGYVFESVDSRGHKMYRKTLTPEMNSFSKENGNKMSQAIAVMS, from the exons ATGAAGCGCAAGTGTATCTGCGAGATCTGCACCTGCGG GCGCCACCGCTGCCCCCACAACCCTACAATGATTTTCGAGAAATCTGGAAAACCATGTGTTCTTACTGAATATGTAGAAAAATATCCACAGTATGATCAAGTGCTGCCACCAAAAAGCATGAAACCCAAGGAAGAACTCCAAGGAAACCATGGAAGAATGGAAGGAGTCTCAACCTTTAA GTCAGATTATCTTCCATATGATGTGCTTAACCGACCAAGACGTCATCAGGAAGTATATCAACCAAAGTCTGGCCACATGGATCATGGGACAACCTATAATAGGGATTTTAATACTTATGAAATACAACCCGTGGCACCAGTGCGTCCAGTCGAAAGACGACAGAATATGGGAAAGTTTGATGGAAACCCTACATATAAAG atgATTTCAAAGCATGGGATATCCAAAAAAGGGAACTTGCGAAACAGGATAACGCTTACCAACCTCCAAAAGAGAAGTTTGGTAATTTAACTACCTTTCAGGATGATTATTTTCAAAAGGAACTGATCCCAAGAGAAAGCTACAGACCTCCAAATGTATCTAGACGTATCAACATTCCTTTTGATGGCATTACAAGCCATCATATTTCTTACATACCGTACAAACTGGAACCAAAGCTTGTTAGAGATAGAGAAGAATATAAGCCTAGTAGCCAACCATTTGATGATCTCACCACCCATCGCCTCAATTACAAGGGTGCACTTGGTGAGTTAACAAAGAGCTTTAAACCAGAGCATGGGAAAGTTGGTAGCAGTGCAAGGTTTGAAGGTAGCTCTGAATTTAAAGATAGCTTCCAGCCATGGCTGATACCCACACGTTTTATTCATAAAGGGGAGGCATATATTCCACCTAATACTCACATGGAGTCAGATACTACAACTCATAGAGATTATGTTCAGCACCAGCTAAGTTATGTTGCCCCCGCCAGACCTGTGTCCCATGGTAGAAGAAGTAGTGCACCCTTCCAAGGAAATACTACAATGAAAGATGATTTTAAAGCCTGGGAAGCCCAGCGTCAAGGAATTATCAAGAGAGAGCATCAATTGCCAAATGCTAGTGGAAAATTTGATGGATTAACTACATTCCGAGCTCACTATCAGCCCCATGAGATAAGTCTCACTGAAAATTATAAGCCTTACAACATGGCAGTCCGAAATTCTGTTCCATTTGAGGGTGAAACCATGTATCACTCAGAGTATACAGCCAAAAAGAATGAAATCTGTCCAGCAGTTTATCCATCTCCACCTGGCTATGTTTTTGAAAGTGTTGATAGCCGAGGTCACAAAATGTACCGGAAGACTCTTACTCCAGAAATGAATTCATTTTCTAAGgaaaatggaaacaaaatgtCTCAAGCTATCGCCGTGATGTCTTAA